Proteins encoded by one window of Burkholderia plantarii:
- the phhA gene encoding phenylalanine 4-monooxygenase: MSTVVTAMLQEQFDAGLETRPDFTIDQPLERYTRVDHAVWSQLYARQTALLEGRAADAFVTGMKRLTLPADRVPSFEDVNRQLKPATGWEIVAVPGLVPGDVFFAHLANRRFPVTWWMRRPDQLDYLQEPDCFHDLFGHVPLLIDPVFADYMHAYGQAALAVSDDPFALSLLGRLYWYTVEFGLIRSRHDPDQLRIYGAGIVSSRGESVYSLESDAPNRIGFDLDRVMRTAYRIDTFQKTYFVIDDFEQLFALAKVDARALARRLAGLVEHPAGAVLAGDRVLHRGTGEGWASDDDTTGRS, encoded by the coding sequence ATGTCCACCGTCGTCACCGCGATGCTGCAGGAGCAGTTCGACGCGGGTCTCGAGACCCGCCCGGATTTCACCATCGATCAGCCGCTCGAGCGCTATACGCGCGTCGATCACGCGGTCTGGTCGCAGCTCTACGCGCGGCAGACGGCGCTGCTCGAGGGCCGCGCGGCCGACGCGTTCGTGACCGGCATGAAGCGCCTCACGCTGCCGGCCGACCGCGTGCCGTCGTTCGAGGACGTGAACCGGCAGCTCAAGCCGGCCACCGGCTGGGAGATCGTCGCGGTGCCGGGGCTCGTGCCCGGCGACGTATTCTTCGCACACCTTGCGAATCGCCGCTTCCCCGTCACCTGGTGGATGCGCCGCCCGGACCAGCTCGACTACCTGCAGGAGCCGGACTGCTTCCACGACCTGTTCGGCCACGTGCCGCTGCTGATCGATCCGGTGTTCGCCGACTACATGCATGCCTACGGCCAGGCCGCGCTCGCCGTGTCCGACGATCCGTTCGCGCTGTCGCTGTTGGGCCGGCTCTACTGGTACACGGTGGAATTCGGCCTGATCCGCAGCCGGCACGACCCTGACCAGCTGCGCATCTACGGCGCCGGCATCGTGTCGAGCCGCGGCGAATCGGTCTACAGCCTCGAGAGCGACGCACCGAACCGGATCGGCTTCGATCTCGACCGCGTGATGCGCACCGCCTATCGCATCGACACGTTCCAGAAGACCTATTTCGTGATCGACGATTTCGAGCAGCTGTTCGCGCTCGCGAAGGTGGACGCGCGCGCGCTGGCCAGACGGCTCGCCGGGCTCGTCGAGCATCCGGCCGGCGCCGTGCTGGCCGGCGACCGGGTCCTGCATCGCGGCACCGGCGAAGGCTGGGCCAGCGACGACGACACCACCGGCCGC
- a CDS encoding Lrp/AsnC family transcriptional regulator, whose product MLELDHFDLALLDVLQRFGRATHQQLGEQVPLSPSQIGRRLQRLEAAGVIDGYRVVLRPERLGLGVTAFTSLKLKHHGDSIIEQFQQQIDVLAEVLECHAVVGDADYLLRIVAPDLNALSSFVMKKLMRVPGVDSVRSNIVLTTFKRNGPLPLSHLEPGAAPA is encoded by the coding sequence ATGTTGGAACTCGACCACTTCGATCTGGCGCTGCTCGACGTGCTGCAGCGCTTCGGACGCGCGACCCACCAGCAGCTCGGCGAGCAGGTGCCGCTGTCGCCGTCGCAGATCGGCCGGCGCCTGCAGCGGCTCGAGGCGGCCGGCGTGATCGACGGCTATCGCGTGGTGCTGCGCCCGGAGCGGCTCGGGCTCGGCGTGACCGCGTTCACGAGCCTGAAGCTCAAGCACCACGGCGATTCGATCATCGAGCAGTTCCAGCAGCAGATCGACGTGCTGGCCGAAGTGCTCGAATGTCATGCGGTGGTGGGCGACGCCGACTACCTGCTGCGGATCGTGGCGCCGGACCTGAACGCGCTGTCGTCGTTCGTGATGAAGAAGCTGATGCGCGTGCCCGGCGTGGACAGCGTGCGCTCGAACATCGTGCTGACGACCTTCAAGCGCAACGGCCCGCTGCCGCTGTCGCATCTGGAGCCGGGGGCGGCGCCGGCCTGA
- a CDS encoding class IV adenylate cyclase, which produces MARNIEIKARARDFDGLRDKAASLATEEPLFYRQQDFFYDVPRGRLKLRRFEDGTPAELIFYQRDDRDGPKASYYTRSPVTNPDAMHALLATALTTRGIVTKERHVYLAGRTRIHLDRVDGLGDFVELEVVLAEDDDEAGGEAEAHEVFAKLGVAGEDLVAVAYVDLLAQEPTAA; this is translated from the coding sequence ATGGCACGCAACATCGAGATCAAGGCTCGCGCCCGCGACTTTGACGGCCTGCGCGACAAGGCGGCATCGCTCGCCACGGAGGAACCGCTCTTTTATCGTCAGCAGGATTTCTTTTATGACGTGCCGCGCGGCCGCCTCAAGCTGCGCCGCTTCGAGGACGGCACGCCGGCCGAACTGATCTTCTACCAGCGCGACGATCGCGACGGCCCGAAGGCGTCGTACTACACGCGCAGCCCGGTGACGAACCCGGATGCGATGCATGCGCTGCTCGCCACCGCGCTGACCACGCGCGGCATCGTCACGAAGGAGCGCCACGTCTATCTGGCCGGCCGCACGCGCATCCATCTGGACCGCGTGGACGGGCTCGGCGATTTCGTCGAACTCGAGGTGGTGCTGGCCGAGGACGACGACGAAGCGGGGGGCGAGGCCGAGGCGCACGAGGTATTCGCGAAGCTCGGCGTGGCGGGCGAGGATCTGGTCGCGGTGGCCTACGTCGACCTGCTCGCGCAGGAGCCGACGGCCGCCTGA
- a CDS encoding LysR family transcriptional regulator has translation MDLILLRAFAAVAREGNLTRAAAQLCLTQPAVSLQIKHLQQVLGVVLFARTSRGLVLTRDGQALLPHAERALSAAGEVLRAASALRQEVRGRLRIGTVLDPEFLRLGGFLRQLVETHPRLETELRHGMSGWVRDAIRAHELDVGYSIGRPDDDDPHHGALFHTRTLTRYQYRVLAPAGWKERVQRARDWRALAALPWIWTPPSSAHHRLLSRRFAEAGVQPVKVAEVDQEPSMLDLVKSGVGLTLARDSIALREAHAHALVIVEPVTVPTELTFVTLAARREEPAIAAALRLVEAQWAA, from the coding sequence ATGGATCTGATCCTGCTCCGCGCCTTCGCCGCGGTGGCCCGCGAAGGCAACCTGACGCGCGCCGCCGCGCAGCTCTGCCTCACGCAGCCCGCGGTCAGCCTGCAGATCAAGCATCTGCAGCAGGTGCTCGGCGTGGTGCTGTTCGCGCGCACGTCGCGCGGCCTCGTGCTGACGCGCGACGGGCAGGCGCTGCTGCCGCACGCCGAGCGCGCGTTGTCGGCGGCCGGCGAGGTGCTTCGCGCGGCCAGCGCGCTGCGCCAGGAAGTGCGGGGCCGGCTGCGGATCGGCACGGTACTCGATCCCGAATTTCTGCGGCTCGGCGGCTTTCTCAGGCAGCTCGTCGAAACCCATCCGCGGCTCGAAACGGAACTGCGACACGGCATGTCCGGCTGGGTGCGCGACGCGATCCGCGCGCACGAACTCGACGTCGGTTATTCGATCGGCCGCCCCGACGACGACGATCCACACCACGGTGCGCTGTTCCACACTCGCACGCTCACCCGCTACCAGTATCGCGTGCTCGCGCCGGCCGGCTGGAAGGAACGCGTGCAGCGCGCCCGCGACTGGCGCGCGCTGGCGGCGCTGCCGTGGATCTGGACGCCACCCTCCTCGGCGCATCACCGGCTGCTGTCTCGGCGCTTCGCCGAAGCCGGCGTGCAGCCGGTGAAGGTCGCCGAGGTCGATCAGGAACCGTCGATGCTCGATCTCGTGAAGTCCGGCGTCGGGCTCACGCTGGCGCGCGATTCGATCGCGCTACGCGAGGCGCACGCGCATGCGCTCGTGATCGTCGAGCCGGTCACGGTGCCGACCGAGCTGACCTTCGTCACGCTGGCCGCGCGCCGCGAGGAGCCTGCGATCGCGGCCGCGCTGCGGCTCGTCGAGGCGCAGTGGGCCGCCTGA
- a CDS encoding GMC family oxidoreductase codes for MPGRHGRRRIVTSERTLEGEFDYVIVGAGTAGCLLANRLSEDPEVSVLLLEAGGKDDYHWIHIPVGYLYCIGNPRTDWLYKTQPEAALNGRALSYPRGRVLGGSSSINGMIYMRGQREDYDGWAELTGDAGWAWDAVLPVFRRSEDHHGGGNDAHGAGGEWRVEQQRLRWKILDAFAEAVQQSGIPATDDFNRGDNSGVGYFEVNQKRGVRWNAAKAFLRPALSRTNLTIITGAQVERLAFDGARCAGVEYRGGGQPFVARARGEVIVAAGAVNSPALLELSGIGDAARLRALGIEVVRDLPGVGENLQDHLQLRTAFRVAGVRTLNTLSAHWWGKLWIGAEYLLRQSGPMSMAPSQLGVFTKSDPHDPSITRADLEYHVQPLSLDRFGEPLHRYDAFTASVCNLRPTSRGSIHIDSPDPFAAPRIAPNYLATEADRRVAANALRLTRRIAAAPALARYRPDEVLPGHRYQTDEELAIAAGAVGTTIFHPVGTCRMGRADDALAVLDSRLRVRGVDGLRVVDASVMPTITSGNTNSPTLMIAERASEMIRADRRAGQGRPDAVIAPAAQARTDAPSRSNDTAAA; via the coding sequence ATGCCGGGACGACATGGAAGGAGACGAATCGTGACATCCGAACGCACGCTCGAGGGCGAATTCGATTATGTGATCGTCGGCGCGGGCACCGCGGGCTGCTTGCTCGCGAACCGCCTCAGCGAAGATCCCGAGGTCTCGGTGCTGCTGCTCGAGGCGGGCGGCAAGGACGACTATCACTGGATCCATATCCCCGTCGGCTATCTCTACTGCATCGGCAACCCGCGCACCGACTGGCTCTACAAGACGCAGCCCGAGGCGGCGCTGAACGGACGCGCGCTGTCGTATCCGCGCGGGCGCGTGCTGGGCGGCTCGTCGTCGATCAACGGCATGATCTACATGCGCGGCCAGCGCGAGGACTACGACGGCTGGGCCGAGCTGACCGGCGACGCCGGCTGGGCGTGGGACGCCGTGCTGCCGGTGTTCAGGCGCAGCGAGGACCACCACGGCGGCGGCAACGACGCGCACGGCGCCGGCGGCGAGTGGCGCGTGGAGCAGCAGCGGCTGCGCTGGAAGATCCTCGACGCGTTCGCCGAGGCCGTGCAGCAGAGCGGCATCCCGGCCACCGACGATTTCAATCGCGGCGACAACAGCGGGGTCGGCTATTTCGAGGTGAACCAGAAGCGCGGCGTGCGCTGGAACGCGGCCAAGGCGTTCCTGCGCCCGGCGCTGTCGCGCACGAACCTGACCATCATCACGGGCGCGCAGGTCGAGCGGCTTGCGTTCGACGGCGCGCGCTGCGCCGGCGTCGAGTATCGCGGCGGCGGCCAGCCGTTCGTCGCGCGGGCGCGCGGCGAGGTGATCGTCGCGGCCGGCGCCGTCAATTCGCCGGCGCTGCTGGAACTGTCCGGGATCGGCGACGCGGCGCGGCTGCGCGCGCTCGGCATCGAGGTGGTGCGCGACCTGCCCGGCGTGGGCGAGAACCTGCAGGACCACCTGCAGCTGCGCACGGCGTTTCGCGTGGCCGGCGTGCGGACCCTGAACACGCTGTCCGCGCACTGGTGGGGCAAGCTCTGGATCGGCGCCGAATACCTGCTGCGACAGAGCGGGCCGATGTCGATGGCGCCGTCGCAGCTCGGCGTGTTCACGAAGTCCGATCCGCACGATCCGTCGATCACGCGCGCCGATCTCGAATACCACGTGCAGCCGCTCTCGCTCGATCGCTTCGGCGAACCGCTGCACCGCTACGATGCGTTCACGGCCTCGGTCTGCAACCTGCGGCCGACCTCGCGCGGCAGCATCCACATCGATTCGCCCGATCCGTTCGCGGCGCCGCGCATCGCGCCGAACTATCTCGCCACCGAGGCGGACCGGCGCGTGGCCGCCAACGCGCTGCGCCTGACGCGGCGCATCGCGGCCGCGCCCGCGCTCGCGCGCTACCGGCCCGACGAGGTGCTGCCGGGGCACCGTTATCAGACCGACGAGGAACTGGCGATCGCGGCCGGCGCGGTCGGCACCACGATCTTCCATCCGGTCGGCACCTGCCGGATGGGGCGCGCCGACGATGCGCTCGCCGTGCTCGACAGCCGGCTGCGCGTGCGCGGCGTCGACGGCCTGCGGGTCGTCGACGCCTCGGTGATGCCGACCATCACCTCGGGCAACACGAACTCGCCGACGCTGATGATCGCCGAGCGCGCGAGCGAGATGATTCGCGCCGACCGGCGCGCGGGGCAGGGGCGGCCCGACGCCGTGATCGCGCCAGCCGCGCAGGCTCGTACCGATGCGCCGTCGCGCAGCAACGATACGGCCGCGGCCTGA
- a CDS encoding ABC transporter ATP-binding protein: MILGDTILETHGLTKEFRGFTAVSGVNLRVRRGSIHALIGPNGAGKTTCFNLLTKFLRPTAGEIVYNGIDITRERPAQIARRGIIRSFQISAVFPHLTALQNVRVGLQRSLRSEFHFWRSARTLRRLDDRAMDLLTQVGLTDFAHIPTVELAYGRKRALEIATTLAMEPELMLLDEPTQGMGHEDVDRVTALIRKVSSGRTILMVEHNMNVIAGISDTITVLQRGEVLAEGSYAEVSKNPLVIEAYMGSAGAHR; this comes from the coding sequence ATGATTCTCGGCGACACGATTCTGGAGACGCACGGACTCACCAAGGAGTTCCGGGGATTCACGGCGGTGAGCGGCGTGAACCTGCGCGTGCGGCGCGGCTCGATTCATGCGCTGATCGGCCCGAACGGCGCCGGCAAGACCACCTGCTTCAATCTGCTGACCAAATTCCTGCGGCCCACCGCCGGCGAAATCGTCTACAACGGTATCGACATCACGCGTGAGCGGCCCGCGCAGATCGCGCGGCGCGGCATCATCCGCTCGTTCCAGATCTCCGCGGTGTTCCCGCATCTCACGGCGCTGCAGAACGTGCGCGTCGGCCTGCAGCGCAGCCTGCGCAGCGAGTTCCACTTCTGGCGCAGCGCCCGCACGCTGCGCCGCCTCGACGATCGAGCGATGGATCTGCTGACCCAGGTGGGCCTGACCGATTTCGCGCACATCCCGACGGTCGAGCTCGCCTACGGCCGCAAGCGCGCGCTCGAGATCGCCACCACGCTCGCGATGGAGCCCGAACTGATGCTGCTCGACGAACCGACCCAGGGCATGGGCCATGAGGATGTCGATCGCGTGACGGCGCTGATCCGCAAGGTGTCGAGCGGGCGCACCATCCTGATGGTCGAGCACAACATGAACGTGATCGCCGGCATCTCCGACACGATCACCGTCCTGCAGCGCGGCGAGGTGCTGGCGGAAGGTTCGTATGCCGAAGTATCGAAGAATCCGCTCGTGATCGAGGCCTACATGGGGAGCGCGGGAGCGCACCGATGA
- a CDS encoding ATP-binding cassette domain-containing protein: MSGERMEPELGAPQRATTTAPNTARAAADVPALAISGLEAWYGESHILHGVDLRVARGEVVTLLGRNGAGRTTTLRAIMGLTGRRRGSIRIGGRETIGLATHRIARSGVGYCPEERGIFASLSCEENLLLPPAVGAREHAMSLDEIYALFPNLATRRHSQGTRLSGGEQQMLAVARILRTGANLLLLDEISEGLAPVIVQTLARMIVALKARGYTIVMVEQNFRFAAPLADRFYVMEHGRIVEHFGASQLDGKMPVLHALLGV, encoded by the coding sequence ATGAGCGGCGAGCGGATGGAACCGGAACTCGGCGCCCCGCAGCGCGCCACCACCACCGCGCCGAACACGGCGCGGGCCGCGGCCGACGTGCCGGCGCTCGCGATCTCCGGGCTGGAAGCCTGGTACGGCGAATCCCACATACTGCACGGCGTGGACCTGCGCGTGGCGCGCGGCGAGGTGGTCACGCTGCTCGGCCGCAACGGCGCGGGCCGCACCACCACGCTGCGCGCGATCATGGGCCTGACCGGCCGGCGGCGCGGCTCGATCCGCATCGGCGGACGCGAGACGATCGGGCTGGCCACGCACCGCATCGCGCGCAGCGGCGTCGGCTATTGCCCCGAGGAACGCGGCATCTTCGCGAGCCTGTCGTGCGAGGAAAACCTGCTGTTGCCGCCCGCCGTCGGCGCGCGCGAGCATGCGATGTCGCTCGACGAGATCTACGCGCTGTTCCCGAACCTCGCCACGCGCCGGCACAGCCAGGGCACGCGGCTCTCGGGCGGCGAGCAGCAGATGCTCGCGGTCGCGCGCATCCTGCGCACCGGCGCGAACCTGCTGCTGCTCGACGAGATCTCCGAGGGCCTCGCGCCGGTGATCGTGCAGACGCTCGCGCGCATGATCGTCGCGCTGAAGGCGCGCGGCTACACCATCGTGATGGTCGAGCAGAACTTCCGTTTCGCCGCGCCGCTCGCCGACCGCTTCTACGTGATGGAGCACGGCCGCATCGTCGAGCATTTCGGTGCGTCGCAACTCGACGGCAAGATGCCGGTGCTGCACGCGCTGCTCGGCGTCTGA
- a CDS encoding ABC transporter substrate-binding protein: MKLKILARACFGAALAVAAVAAAPAQAAGDVVKIGFITDLSGLYTDIDGPGGIEAIRMAIADFGGKVNGKPIEFVYADHQNKADIAASKAREWMDRDGLDLLVGGTNSATALSMNQVAAEKKRVYINIGAGADNLTNEQCTPYTIHYAYDTMALAKGTGSAVTKQGGKTWFFLTADYAFGKALEKNTSDVVKANGGQVLGAVRHPLSASDFSSFLLQAQASKAQILGLANAGGDTINSIKAAREFGITKTMKLAALLAFISDIHSLGLETTQGLVLTDSWYWNRDDASRKWAQRFFAKTKKMPTSLQAADYSSVTTYLKAVQAVGSTDADKVMAQLKTQKIDDFYAKGYVRADGSMIHDMYLMEVKKPSESKEPWDYYKVLATIPGEQAFATKQESRCASWK; encoded by the coding sequence ATGAAACTGAAGATCCTCGCGCGCGCGTGCTTCGGCGCCGCGCTTGCGGTTGCCGCCGTCGCGGCCGCTCCGGCGCAGGCGGCCGGTGATGTCGTGAAGATCGGCTTCATCACCGATCTGTCCGGGCTGTACACCGATATCGACGGCCCCGGCGGCATCGAGGCGATCCGCATGGCGATCGCCGACTTCGGCGGCAAGGTCAACGGCAAGCCGATCGAGTTCGTCTACGCCGATCACCAGAACAAGGCCGACATCGCCGCCTCGAAGGCGCGCGAATGGATGGATCGCGACGGGCTCGACCTGCTGGTGGGCGGCACCAATTCGGCCACCGCGCTGTCGATGAACCAGGTGGCGGCCGAGAAGAAGCGCGTCTACATCAACATCGGCGCCGGCGCGGACAACCTCACCAACGAGCAATGCACGCCGTACACGATCCACTATGCCTACGACACGATGGCGCTCGCCAAGGGCACCGGCTCGGCCGTCACGAAGCAGGGCGGCAAGACCTGGTTCTTCCTGACCGCCGACTACGCGTTCGGCAAGGCACTCGAGAAGAACACCTCCGACGTCGTGAAGGCCAACGGCGGGCAGGTGCTCGGCGCGGTGCGCCATCCGCTGTCGGCCTCGGATTTCTCGTCGTTCCTGCTGCAGGCGCAGGCCTCGAAGGCGCAGATCCTTGGCCTCGCCAACGCGGGCGGCGACACCATCAACTCGATCAAGGCCGCCAGGGAATTCGGCATCACCAAGACCATGAAGCTGGCCGCGCTGCTGGCGTTCATTTCCGACATCCACAGCCTGGGCCTGGAGACGACCCAGGGCCTCGTGCTGACCGACAGCTGGTACTGGAACCGCGACGACGCCTCGCGCAAGTGGGCGCAGCGCTTCTTCGCGAAGACCAAGAAGATGCCGACCAGCCTGCAGGCGGCCGATTATTCCTCGGTGACGACCTACCTGAAGGCGGTGCAGGCGGTGGGTTCGACCGATGCCGACAAGGTGATGGCGCAACTGAAGACGCAGAAGATCGACGACTTCTACGCGAAGGGCTACGTGCGCGCGGACGGCAGCATGATCCACGACATGTACCTGATGGAGGTGAAGAAGCCGTCCGAATCGAAGGAGCCGTGGGATTACTACAAGGTTCTCGCGACGATTCCGGGCGAGCAGGCGTTCGCGACCAAGCAGGAATCGCGCTGCGCATCGTGGAAATGA
- a CDS encoding branched-chain amino acid ABC transporter permease gives MDIFGIPLSAMLSQLLLGLVNGSFYAILSLGLAVIFGLLNVINFAHGALFMLGAMLAWMGLNYFSLPYWAMLVIAPLATGLFGILIERTMLRWLYRLDHLYGLLLTFGITLVVEGVFRSIYGASGQPYDVPALLAGATDLGFMYLPNYRAWVVVASLSVCLATWFVIEKTRLGAYLRAGTENPKLVEAFGVNVPLMITLTYGFGVALAAFAGVLAAPVIQVSPLMGQPMIITVFAVVVIGGMGSILGSIVTGLLLGVIEGFTRVFYPEASATVVFVIMALVLLVRPAGLFGKER, from the coding sequence ATGGACATCTTTGGCATTCCGTTGTCGGCGATGCTGAGCCAGTTGCTGCTCGGCCTCGTCAACGGCTCGTTCTACGCGATCCTGAGCCTCGGGCTCGCGGTGATCTTCGGGCTGCTCAACGTGATCAACTTCGCGCACGGCGCGCTGTTCATGCTCGGCGCGATGCTCGCGTGGATGGGGCTCAACTATTTCTCGCTGCCGTACTGGGCGATGCTCGTGATCGCGCCGCTCGCCACCGGATTGTTCGGCATCCTGATCGAGCGGACCATGCTGCGCTGGCTTTACCGGCTCGATCATCTGTACGGGCTGCTGCTGACGTTCGGCATCACGCTTGTCGTGGAGGGCGTGTTCCGCTCGATCTACGGCGCGTCGGGCCAACCCTACGACGTACCCGCGCTGCTGGCCGGCGCGACCGACCTCGGCTTCATGTATCTGCCGAACTATCGCGCCTGGGTGGTGGTGGCGTCGCTGTCGGTCTGCCTCGCCACCTGGTTCGTGATCGAGAAGACGCGGCTCGGCGCCTACCTGCGCGCCGGCACCGAGAACCCGAAGCTGGTCGAGGCGTTCGGGGTGAACGTGCCGCTGATGATCACGCTCACCTACGGCTTCGGCGTCGCGCTGGCGGCGTTCGCGGGCGTGCTGGCCGCGCCGGTGATCCAGGTCTCGCCGCTGATGGGGCAGCCGATGATCATCACCGTGTTCGCCGTGGTCGTGATCGGCGGGATGGGCTCGATTCTCGGCTCGATCGTCACGGGCCTGCTGCTCGGCGTGATCGAGGGTTTCACGCGCGTGTTTTATCCGGAGGCGTCCGCGACCGTCGTGTTCGTGATCATGGCGCTGGTGCTGCTGGTGCGTCCGGCGGGCCTGTTCGGCAAGGAGCGATGA
- a CDS encoding branched-chain amino acid ABC transporter permease — MQRKVLYGLLLAGLAVAPFVGVYPLFVMKVMCFALFAAAFNLLIGYTGLLSFGHAMFLATAGYVTGYAIQTLGVAPEQGVLAGTAAATAMGLVVGLFAIRRQGIYFAMITLAFAQMVYFVYLQAPFTHGEDGLQGVPRGRLFGLLDLSSDLTLYYVILVAVVLAAMSIVRIVHSPFGQVLVAIKENEPRAISLGYDTDRFKLLAFVLSAALAGLAGSLKVLVLGFETLGDAYWTMSGLVILMTLVGGMGTLFGPLLGAALIVLLEERLGDIGTWLASVTGVQWFRSLGESTSIVTGLIFIACVLAFRRGIVGEIIARVKPLRASS; from the coding sequence ATGCAGAGAAAGGTGCTTTATGGTCTGCTGCTGGCCGGCCTCGCGGTCGCGCCGTTCGTGGGCGTCTATCCGCTGTTCGTCATGAAGGTGATGTGCTTCGCGCTGTTCGCGGCCGCGTTCAACCTGCTGATCGGCTATACGGGGCTGCTGTCGTTCGGCCATGCGATGTTCCTCGCCACGGCCGGCTACGTGACCGGCTACGCGATCCAGACGCTCGGCGTCGCGCCCGAGCAGGGCGTGCTGGCCGGTACCGCGGCGGCGACGGCGATGGGGCTGGTGGTGGGGCTGTTCGCGATCCGCCGGCAGGGGATCTACTTCGCGATGATCACGCTCGCGTTCGCGCAGATGGTCTATTTCGTCTATCTGCAGGCGCCGTTCACGCATGGCGAGGACGGCCTGCAGGGTGTGCCGCGCGGGCGCCTGTTCGGGCTGCTCGACCTGTCGTCGGACCTGACGCTTTATTACGTGATCCTGGTGGCCGTGGTGCTGGCCGCGATGTCGATCGTGCGGATCGTGCATTCGCCGTTCGGCCAGGTGCTGGTCGCGATCAAGGAGAACGAGCCGCGCGCGATCTCGCTCGGCTACGACACCGACCGCTTCAAGCTGCTCGCGTTCGTGCTATCCGCGGCGCTGGCCGGGCTGGCTGGCTCGCTGAAGGTGCTCGTGCTCGGCTTCGAGACGCTCGGCGACGCGTACTGGACCATGTCGGGCCTCGTGATCCTGATGACGCTGGTGGGCGGGATGGGCACGCTGTTCGGGCCGCTGCTCGGCGCGGCGCTGATCGTGCTGCTCGAGGAGCGGCTCGGTGACATCGGCACCTGGCTGGCCTCGGTCACGGGCGTGCAATGGTTCCGCTCGCTCGGCGAATCGACCTCGATCGTCACCGGGCTGATCTTCATCGCCTGCGTGCTCGCGTTCCGGCGCGGCATCGTCGGCGAGATCATCGCGCGCGTGAAACCGTTGCGTGCTTCGTCGTGA